The Lactuca sativa cultivar Salinas chromosome 2, Lsat_Salinas_v11, whole genome shotgun sequence genome includes the window TCAATGGTTCAACaagataaaatatatatagtAAGAAACTTAAATGTTATACCATATTTATAGAAAATTCAGACACGCTTGTGATATGAATTTTAGATAAGTAGTTGTTGGTATTATAGGCAATATTATGTgaagtttgaattttttttttttttttcaaaagtgatCAATTATTATTTGTAAGTGTGATCTAACATCGATATATAAGTTACTAATCATTATTCATCATGTTTTGTTCAAATTCCCAAACAAATCCATAGAGGTTTTATGGGGCAAAAACTCACCCAATTGGTTGCAAGGGCAGTCTGTCCtactctttgaatttttttttgtaatgtaAATTTTCTAATAAAGttgtcaacatattgtagatTTTGGGTGCTATTATACGTACTCATATAAATTGTTACACTATAAAACTCATATAGATACACACATTATTACACTATCAAAAACAATTTAAAAAGTACTTATAGAATTTGCTTAGTTTTTCTATTGAGATACCCACAAAATCACAACCATTCAAAAAGCAAAAAGGGAAGACGTACAATTGCCCAAAAAGTTGgcacatcatttttttttaaacatgaaTGAATGGTGCGTgttccaagaaacaacaatacAGTGGCTTGCCAAACAAAGTTTAACACGGACATAAAAACCAAACATAAACGAATCTAATTGAATGATTCTAAACGTAAATGAAAGAATGAAACCTTTATTCGTTGTTTGTTCGTTTAATTAAAATTAGTTTAATAAATAAGCTAACTTCCTGGCATTCATTTACAGGAATCTTTGCACGCTTTAATAAACAAGATCGCCTAGGAATATTTATTGCTCCCATGTCACATTACTAATATTCGACCAAATCAGAGAACATGTGGCAAATACTAAATACAGCCTTTTACGGTAACGGTGTATTTAACaaacgaatcaaattcatattaaaGAATAAACAAACTCTGTTTTAGACGATATACATATCAGAGTTGACATTTGATTAGTTTTTTTATACATTGTGATATGTGAAGAGAACAGTGTTGATTCAAAAAATGGAAGGATATACATCTATGTCACGTATTCCGACTAAAATATAGCTACAAAATTAATCACCTTTGTTGCATTCTtttggtgtgacaagtgcaaacaATTTTTATGATTCGGGTTGAAAGTAGCCATCATTGATCGATAGCCGATCAAAAGCATCATAATTAGCTTTCAAACCCACAAACTGGCTCCTAACTCGAGCACAACCGGCGTCCGGCCACCGACAACCTCCGTCTGGTGTCCATAGCGGGCACAGTTCACAAATCCGATTGCTAGGGTTCCCTGGAAGATGGTCGTTATCTTCCGCTACGGCAATGGAGACAGACATATCCGTCTTTCCATCGTCTCCACTACCTACAGACACAGTTTCTGTCGGAGAAGATGCAGGATAGTCTTCAATGTCGTCGGCGGCTGAAACATGAACTCTACATCCGAGTGATTCGATTGCTCGCTTTATGCTTGAATTTTCCATGCTCGCTTTTCTCGCCAAGGCTAAGGTGGAGTTGCTGACCTGGCTCTCGTTAATTAGATCAGCAGTCAAAGACTCCACCGTCGTCGTTATTTCTCTGGCGTTCCTCTCCGCTAAATCCTTGGCCTGTCCATCGTTGACGATAAATAATACTCCGTAATATTCATTATATGAAATCGTTAATAAAAGAGATTGATTACCTTTTGCAGTTCAGAGTACTTATCCATCATGCTTCTGCATTTGGCTTCAATCTCGCCGGATTGAGCTTCTGCAGGACATGACCACCGGAGATGAAATTGAGGCCATAAAGTCGGAGCCAAGGCTGCGGCCGGTGGTAATAATGGACCATCATGTTTAGATGGATTGTAGAAGAGGTTGTAGTGTACGTGAGAAGTCCCCTCTGAAGCTCCTCGCATATCAGCCAAATGCATCCACAAGCACGCAGATGCCTCAAAAACACCAGCCCTTTCTCTTTCATTCTCGCTGAAATTATCAATAACTGTTTGTTAAAACTTTATAATATTCCTTATAAAATAAATACATACGCACTTATTGCACAAGAAGTTCCCAAATCGACATGAGAGCACACAGTCCAGTAAATCAACCAAAAAAGCCTGCACGATAACATACATAATCATCATCATGTGACATATATGTAGTCAATCTAATGAAAGGATATACTTAATACTTTACTTACAGATGAAAACTCAAATGCAAAAGGGTACATCCGTAATAACTGAGAGACACAATCAATCCACTGTGAAGTAGAAATCAATACACATAAATATAATCAGCATGGATGAGATGCTTTTAAGATCGAAGAAGAAACCAGACATTAATTGTAGGAAAAGCAAAAGTTACTTGAAGAAATATCGGAGAATAATTGTTTGAATGCTGTGTGTTGGAGGAGGCGACTGGAGGTTGAGATGTGGTTGATAAGGATACAGACAGCTGGCGaagggatgatgatgatgatgaaatgtTTGGAGTTGAAGAATGCCTGGACAATTCTAAAGGCATGGTTCCAGTCCCAGATAAACTAGGAGGCATTCCAGCTCGATCTGAAAATGGATGCCCAAATGCAAGCCAATCTTTTTCAACAAGAGCCTGAATGCACATATAAAGGTACCCTAAATAATTGGAAACTTTtagtaattaaaatattaaataaatgtATGCACCTGAAATCCATTTATGGTGCGGTAATACGGATCAAGTAATAAACTTGCAAGTGCAACTAGCTGGGTTGTTCTGTCCCATCCATCACTGTAGAGCATATAATATATTAGTAGAACTTATGTTACAAATTGATCATAAATATCCCTTTGGTTTTAGTAAAGTTTACAGTTTATCTACCTACCTACCTGCAATGAACAAGCATTGATGCAGACTCTAATGCAACACGAGCAGCAATCCAAGCAGAACCCGCTAATACATTTTGGATATGTTGTAACCAACCACTATCACCAAGTGTGGACACTGAAGCGGACATACTACTCAGATTCCCCACACCCCATGTCCATCCACCGTTTCTCtgttcaaatcacaactaaatcaTTTACCAAACCCCACCCATCAAATCAATTAATACAAACcagtcaattatatatatatatatataccaagaaTGATGACATTCCATCTGATGATGTGGTTCCATGTGTATCCAAGTAGTCTCTTAGTCGAACCAGACTCTCTCTCATAGCATGGATGTTGTCTATACCAAAGAATACAATCtgaacataaatatataaatgtgTTCATGTTAGAATTTACAAATATATTATGCAACTGGAACATGTTATATTGTAGTAGGTTTAGCAACACACCTCAGACTGGAAATAATTTGAAGATGACTCTGAGCCCCCACCCATAGCCCCATTTGCTAGAGCATTTTTTCGGGGTCTTGCATCCGCTATGTATAACTTCCTACCAAAAGTAAACCCCATGGTATTCATTTTAgtggaccattttacccttacattccagCAAACTACTTTTACAACATTAATCAATTttaacaatattcatcaattttgacgTGAGAGGAGTTGAGCAGATAAGTAAAGGGTTGGTGTCTGAATACATTAAGCCATGTTTTGTTGGCTTAACCAATTAAGTCATTTTGTCcggattaagtcaaaaagaaacaaccaTGTATATTTGTATAGATAAAGTGCTTAACCTATTAAGCTTATTAAGTCGAAAAGAAACAGCCCCTAACTTAGATATATAGCAAAAATCACAATAAGCATTACCTCCTTCCTTCTTTTCCACTTGAAAATCGAGTACAAAGAGCACCTACTAGATTCTCATCAGCATTGCTGCATTATATAGATATATGTCATCATTAATAAATTGTACCCAATTATAACATATTGAAGGAACTTTACACCAGCCAAAAACTCCAGGAATATGGGGTTAGCCTAGGTTACCTACCTCCTCATATTCATCATAAGACCAACTAATGGTTGTGATGATCGAGCAAGAACAGCTCCAGTGCCTACATATATATTATCATTGAAATAAATGCAAGTATGTTGCAATAAACTTGcatgtttaaaattttaaaagaaacaTAAACAGTGGAGTGCTTACGTGTATCACACCATGATATTACAGGTAGTCTACAGCGTGCACGAAATGTACAAGCTTTCAACAAATCTTTATCTCTGAAATGAGCAACACAAGTGGCAGGGTATCATGATTCATAATATTCTTCAGATAACTAAAACCAAAAAAGAAGATGCTTCTCTCACACCTGATGGCTTTTGGAACTAACAAAGCAAAAGGGTAAGTTGGACACATGTTATAACTTGCATTCACATCACTAATCCTCCACCAATCATTAGATAATTTAAACAAACCATCTTCAATGTGTCCAATTGATGAACAAAGTGACCCCAAGCCAAGAAGGCGATAATACTCATTCACTAATCGCACTTTAGGATTGGTATCACTGTATCTACAAGGACCACAAGAAAATGCATACAGATCCCAGATACTTGCAGGCCTTGTCCACCTCAGCAATGCATTAAAAACAGCACGTCTCTGTAAATTAAGTAAAACCTAAATCAATGAGATAATAAAGTAAAAAAGGCAAAAATTTATAAGTATGATGATGATCATAAATGACCTGCTTAGTCCGAGGACGAAAAGAGAATAAGATGATTCTCATATCTTTGCCTACAAAAGCAATGAAGTTGGCTAAGTATTTGGTTAAAATCTGTGTACGGAAAGAATTTCAGTTaattgtatgatatatatatatatatatatatatatatatatatatatatatatatatatatatatatatatatatatattcccaaACCCAAAATAACATGAAGAATAATACCATACCAGTGACCTGAAGAAGCCTACGTGTAGGAGTCTTCTCTGTCTGCCGAATACCTGATTGTTGCTTTACAACCTACAAAATTAGATTGAGaaggaaatattttattataatattcTGGAAAGAAATAACAAAATTATTCTGTAACAAAAACTTACAATCttgttgaacttttcaatggtggCCAATGGTATTGTTCCAAGTGCAGTAACTTCCCTGGATTCTTCACTCTTAAAGAATATAACAGAAATGCGTGTCAGATATAGGAGAAATTGATAAAGCTTGGTGTTGAGATGGATATTGAATTAAGCCATTTGATTTGCTACTAGATATCTAGAACAAACTTTCGAAGAACATTGAACAATGTACATTTTCATTATCAAATATATAGGCTCTGCAATTGGAAACTATAGTTGGTTTGTACTATGGCATGATTCAGTAACCAAAAAGATCAATAGATGGATAACTTACCAGAAAAACAAGACGGAAATTGGTCACAAAAATGGTACCTGCTTCATCCGTGTTAACAAGAACACCATGCCCCTAACAGCAAATTAAAACACACAAATATCAGACAAAgcttttaaatgaaatgaaattagcaTATCATGACAACAGGAAAGCAAGTGTACACCACCAGAACGCAGTTTAAACATTGTAGAGAAGGAGAAAGAGATTAACCAAGCTCAATATGAAGATTTAAGATTTTTAGAGCAAATTGCTTACTGCATTAACTTTATAGTAGGTTGTCAAATACAATAAATAGAATGAAGTTGGTTTAAATAGGCGCTGATAACAAGGTTTCAATGGAAATATGCTAGGCTTCACATCAAAATTGAAGTGTAAAATGTAAGAAAGGCCCCTATAATCGAAAGGAAAACACACATGAATTGATCAATTGAAATATAAAGTTCTAGAGAAAGCTTGCCTCAGCCATAACACTCTCAGCTTTGAGCAAAAACTCGGATAATCCATGAGAAACAGGCTCCTGTAAACTCCACAAATTAAACCAATCAATTGTAAAATCCGAACACAAAATCGTATATCTATTGAGGAATTGAAACTGAATATAGGATCTAAACCCAAAGCCTAGGAGGAAGAGAGGAAGGGTGGAGAGTATTTACGTCGATCTTGGTCCACTCAACGGGTCCCAGGCCTTCAATCGTTTCGGATTCAATGAGTCCACTTTCCGCTTGACCGAGAGAAATCCTTCGTGCACTCGACGTCGCCATTCACGGCGAAACTCCGGCGGTGGTGGTGGCTGCTAATTTCTTTACGAGGGATGCATGTGACGGAGGATGGAAGAGAAATAACGATTTACGTGCTTTGTCACTCTGCTCGTTTCACGGTTAGAAACATAATCACAGATTTTGGTTAACCAGGCATGAGGCAACGCGTAAGTCGGTAATACATGCTGCAAGCCTGTAACGATCATCTTCAATCACATTAATTTTGTAAAAACTTTATAGCTTAACTAATTAAACATAACTAACTAATAAACTAATATAAAAATGCCAATTATTTAATATATACACACTTATTACGGAAATTAAGAAATCTAACCTTTATAAATGACTTTTTTCAcataaaaaccatttttttttaaaacaatcgTATTCTCCGGAATACCTGTTTTGGAGAGCTCTCTGAAATTCCGGAGTACGGTTCCGGACCATGGTTCCGGAATATAGTTacctaatttttattttatttgtttatttattttttattttttttatacctGTAACATGTAATTTCTCTTTTAGTGTAAGTTTTGGTTTTATATAATGTAAAAGTTTTGCTTTTATAAGATGTATATCTTTTGGttttatcaaatataaaatgcaattaaaataaacaaacaactaataaataCATAAACTAAATAAATGATGTGTCCGTAAGTGGTATTACAAATACGGTGTTTAAATTATTTTTGTCCTTGTGCCCAAAAAAAAATTCGCTAGTCGTTTTCAATAACCCAAATCCCATGGACCAGTTTTACCCTCTATAAAAATCGATTTCCTGGTGATCAACGCCTCCAGAAACCAACACAAAAACACCCCACAATCCCTTTTGTAGTCAATCTATTGTGGTACATCTGAGACATTTTTCAGGGTTATCTTGAAGCTCTCAAGTGGGATTGAATCATTTCGATTTGGTACCCTAGTTGACTTCCACTAGAAGTTTGTGGATGTGGGCTCTCAGACCTATAAACTAATCCTCATTTTCCGAATAGTAATAGTAACACCCGCAAATTCGGGCTGAATAAATAAGTTGTTATAAGCCATAATAATGACTTTTTTGTAGACGATTGTTTAGGGtaaataatcttaaacaagttATAGTATGTGTGACAATGATTCCACACATATAAAAAACactaaaatctgacttcgtattatGAAGTTATACTTCTTCGAAGTTTCAACACATTAGTATACGACTCAAAAACtgaagtagagatcggttgattgtttggaaaaacaatctaaatgagagttgaagatctcgtccaTATGATTCCATCTCTTTAAAGACAGTCGAACGAatatcatatgagaaagttatgaatttttaacaaactttaacagtctaagcatgTTAAaagtataactttaaaaataaagtcaaaattagtcgacatagtctaaatgaaagttgtagatttcgTTGATAGGTACACGTGGAtacaaagaacgtcgaaaacggagtttgtatgaaggagatatgattttctgaagttttccGAGAAGCGTCACGCGCAGGTGGGTTGCACGGCGCACACCTTCTAGAAGGTGGGGCGTGGACCGCCATATTTGCGACACGTGGCAGAAAAATAGAAGGAGCAACGTCTCAGGTGTGCACGACGTGCACGCCAGGCGCGGTGCACATAtgacctataaatagaggtgctcgACCTCATTCTCTTCCCTTCGATTTTGGCCCTATTTTCCCTTAGGTCTAGGCTTTGGTGAAGCCCTACAATTCTGAAGTAGTAGTAGCTATCAAGTATAAGCCCTGCGGTGTCAGATAGCCGGTGAATAGAAGTTCCCGGATCAGAGTCTTGCCTGCATGATTCCTAATATTTCGCTAAATCCTCTGTAAATTAAGCTACACTCTAGCATttttagtgtaacttatatttatagtcataagtcgttattatgaacctataaataagatttatcagtaattccaagtcattatactgattaatCTACTTACAGGAGAGGTGTCATGAATGGgcacgttggcttggttgttggatttcagaaaagctatacaTCGAAATGATCATGTCTCCCAATTGTCATGCCTGACTGATCCTTATAGAACTATGAATATTCATTTGGAATGATTGATAGGTCTAGACTATTTTCAGTCGTAGAATTGTAGACTTAGACTTAGTTTTAGTGATACTAAGTCACGCCAAAGAAAAGGTCAGTTGCTAGAAGCGAAGTGTTGTCCGAATTTCGACTCGTTCACCTTATCAgctgagtgcatagttacttttagctTATATGCTGATATCAAGTATTTAAGTTGCCTAAAcgctatatgtgtttattatctgAGTTCTTGATATCTGTGTTATAtgagaaaatgattttttttctaaaatatcatatatgtatttttatcgtACTCATAATGTATTGGGTAGGACGGGTAGAAAGAGATAAGAGATTTGATATTAGTCATCAAGCAGAGTATTGATGACGACCACacactattctagacagtccagtggaacactagtagagTTACATTCTGCAGGTGTTTATGAAATCACACAAACTGAGAGTATGGATTGTGGAATTCATTTGAGTACTCTATTATTCCATTTTGACATATAATGCTAATCCGGTAAGCAAATTTGTTAGTAATCCTTAGGGTAGAACACTCTAGATAAATCCtataggtgtgtgtgtgtgtgtgtgtgagagagagagagtatgagaGTAAGAGAGtaaggtggtgtttgttttttgtcggCATATCTTCCTGCCCTCTTCTGTCTGCGCGATGCAAACCACGCGCATACATTAATCTTCgcatactgtttgtttttttgaagactgcagacctaaaaatgtttGCGTgtcctcttcttggcgcagatgtggactagagtcttctaacatcttcagacatcttctagcttaaaaaaacacatatactttattttttttagtttttttgaatttatatttattccaactttattagtgataaacaatttgaaaaaaaaaatcaatacttcaaaaaaaaattgacgacacaaacatgatattttgacaaatttataaataaaagtttatTAAAATAATGGTCGTtgaaattatttatataaatatgaaaaaaaataatgtattcttatattttttttgtgccaaattttataaaacattatttaataaagCATCGtcaattttttagaaaaaatatttatgacacgtttttaaatgatttaattgaaaaaaatcaaagtttatttccgttcatttatatatcaaattctttgattcctaattacaATGTTTAGTCATAACTTTGCGACCAAAATTGTTggttatcaaatatatacgttaatttgtatcatttttattttcactttttatacaataatacataaaagttgatttagatttgttaattatttgtaacaaagtcataaatatattaaaaaatcactttgtagtttaaaaaaatcagtttacttagattttagtttattttactaGTCtgtagatgttaaaaaacaaacagtcttcttttttcaaactgcagacgtttggtccacttCTTCTGTTGtagaggtctacagatgtggtccgcaaaCTGCAGACATTTTACCtcagaaaaacaaacaacacctatgtactcaccaggtttcctaatgCGACTCATTCAGTTGATTGTATCACATGTAATTACATATATGATGATATATGTATCCAATGAGAGATTTAAGGAGATGTAAACCATTAGTATAAAGAGATGTTGTAAGtcttcgtttatgcttatgtttatcgATGATGATACCCTgagtttttaataaatcaatgaaaaacattccTTCAGGAATATTTTATGGGACAATTTCCGCACTTGTAtattaaaaatctgattttaaaataatcataaacTAATCTTttatggccatgaaaatgggggcgtcatagttggtatcaaagcattagtttaagcgaactaggagtaAAGATTTGTTTCtacacttaaacttagaatgctaagcaatgatcgtAAGATAAGTGTCTAGTATATTTTAAGTAGTATACctgaatagacacgagcactagcttacTTTTGGACATATGCCTAATT containing:
- the LOC111921748 gene encoding phosphatidylinositol-3-phosphatase myotubularin-1 is translated as MATSSARRISLGQAESGLIESETIEGLGPVEWTKIDEPVSHGLSEFLLKAESVMAEGHGVLVNTDEAGTIFVTNFRLVFLSEESREVTALGTIPLATIEKFNKIVVKQQSGIRQTEKTPTRRLLQVTGKDMRIILFSFRPRTKQRRAVFNALLRWTRPASIWDLYAFSCGPCRYSDTNPKVRLVNEYYRLLGLGSLCSSIGHIEDGLFKLSNDWWRISDVNASYNMCPTYPFALLVPKAIRDKDLLKACTFRARCRLPVISWCDTRTGAVLARSSQPLVGLMMNMRSNADENLVGALCTRFSSGKEGRRKLYIADARPRKNALANGAMGGGSESSSNYFQSEIVFFGIDNIHAMRESLVRLRDYLDTHGTTSSDGMSSFLRNGGWTWGVGNLSSMSASVSTLGDSGWLQHIQNVLAGSAWIAARVALESASMLVHCSDGWDRTTQLVALASLLLDPYYRTINGFQALVEKDWLAFGHPFSDRAGMPPSLSGTGTMPLELSRHSSTPNISSSSSSLRQLSVSLSTTSQPPVASSNTQHSNNYSPIFLQWIDCVSQLLRMYPFAFEFSSAFLVDLLDCVLSCRFGNFLCNNENERERAGVFEASACLWMHLADMRGASEGTSHVHYNLFYNPSKHDGPLLPPAAALAPTLWPQFHLRWSCPAEAQSGEIEAKCRSMMDKYSELQKAKDLAERNAREITTTVESLTADLINESQVSNSTLALARKASMENSSIKRAIESLGCRVHVSAADDIEDYPASSPTETVSVGSGDDGKTDMSVSIAVAEDNDHLPGNPSNRICELCPLWTPDGGCRWPDAGCARVRSQFVGLKANYDAFDRLSINDGYFQPES